A window from Cydia pomonella isolate Wapato2018A chromosome 8, ilCydPomo1, whole genome shotgun sequence encodes these proteins:
- the LOC133520620 gene encoding coronin-2B-like isoform X2, with protein sequence MTNSQVWFRGVRSSKFRHVYGVPSKRERCYDNIKITRNAHDSNFCAVNPKFVAIVTEVAGGGAFLVLPLDHTGRLDFNASRVTGHKGPVLDIKWNPFNDNIIASCSDDCTVKLWHIPDGGLSMHLTDWLVELHGHKRRVAYIEWHPTAENILLSAGFDYLIFVWDVGKGEAVKVIDCHSDVIYCMSFNRDGSLLATTCKDKKLRVIEPRSGIVLSEGPCHLGTKASKCTFLGSSGKVLTTGFSRYSDRQYAIWDQHDLEKPLACETIDSSSGVVFPYYDYDTNMVYLAGKGDGNIRYYEVVDEAPYVHFLNQFLSGNPQRGLGFMPKRGVNTALCEVFRFYKLHTSRGLCEPIAMIVPRKSDCFQEDLYPDTAAPRPALAAQDWLGGMNAPPLLISMKTGVTISTHKPRTSSKAAPALQPQDANNRKKFAFLSRETTPDYRPLATWQDNHAADNDVQVTHTVRLPLPRDHARLPPARHLAGQPRRRQRRTGHTYSSPSSPERPRPTTARSPPGRTTTPPTTTYRSHIQFAFLSRETTPYYRPLATWQDNHAADNDVQVTHTVRLPLPRDHARLPPARHLAGQPRRRQRRTGHTYSSPSSPERPRPTTARSPPGRTTTPPTTTYRSHIQFAFLSRETTPDYRPLATWQDNHAADNDVQVTHTVRLPLPRDHALLPPARHLAGQPRRRQRRTGHTYSSPSSPERPRPTTARSPPGRTTTPPTTTYRCR encoded by the exons ATGACTAATTCACAG GTCTGGTTCCGCGGCGTGAGGAGCTCCAAGTTCCGCCATGTGTATGGCGTGCCCTCAAAACGAGAGCGTTGCTATGACAACATTAAGATCACCAGGAACGCTCATGATTCCAACTTCTGCGCCGTAAATCCAAAGTTCGTGGCGATCGTCACTGAGGTCGCGGGCGGTGGCGCGTTCCTCGTCCTGCCTTTGGATCAC ACTGGACGCCTAGATTTCAATGCGAGCCGCGTCACTGGCCACAAAGGCCCAGTCCTCGACATCAAGTGGAACCCGTTCAACGATAACATCATCGCGTCGTGTTCCGATGATTGCACG GTGAAATTATGGCACATTCCGGACGGCGGTCTTTCCATGCACCTGACAGATTGGTTGGTGGAACTCCACGGGCACAAGCGCAGAGTAGCGTATATCGAGTGGCACCCTACTGCCGAAAACATCTTGCTGAGCGCAGGCTTCGACTACTTG ATCTTCGTCTGGGACGTGGGTAAAGGCGAGGCGGTGAAGGTGATCGACTGCCACAGCGACGTGATCTACTGCATGTCGTTCAACCGCGACGGCTCCTTACTGGCCACCACGTGCAAGGACAAGAAGCTGCGCGTCATTGAGCCAAGGAGCGGGATCGTGCTTTCC GAAGGCCCCTGCCACCTAGGCACCAAAGCGTCCAAATGCACATTCCTCGGCAGCTCGGGCAAAGTGCTGACAACAGGATTCTCTCGCTACAGCGACCGGCAGTACGCGATCTGGGACCAGCACGACTTGGAGAAACCTCTGGCCTGTGAGACCATCGACAGCTCTTCGGGCGTCGTGTTCCCGTACTACGACTATGATACTAATATG GTTTACCTTGCGGGCAAGGGTGACGGGAACATCCGATACTACGAAGTGGTCGACGAGGCTCCGTACGTGCACTTCCTCAACCAGTTTTTATCTGGCAACCCCCAA CGCGGCCTAGGCTTTATGCCAAAACGCGGCGTGAACACGGCGCTGTGCGAGGTGTTCCGCTTCTACAAGCTGCACACGTCGCGCGGCCTCTGCGAGCCCATCGCCATGATCGTGCCGCGCAAGTCCGACTGCTTCCAG GAGGACCTGTACCCCGACACGGCGGCGCCGCGGCCGGCGCTGGCGGCGCAGGACTGGCTCGGCGGCATGAACGCGCCGCCCCTGCTCATCAGTATGAAGACTG GAGTGACAATATCGACGCACAAGCCGCGCACGAGCAGCAAGGCGGCGCCGGCGCTGCAGCCGCAGGACGCCAACAACCGCAAGAAGTTCGCCTTCCTCTCCCGAGAGACCACGCCCGACTACCGCCCGCTCGCCACCTGGCAGGACAACCACGCCGCCGACAACGACGTACAGGTCACACATACAGTTCGCCTTCCTCTCCCGAGAGACCACGCCCGACTACCGCCCGCTCGCCACCTGGCAGGACAACCACGCCGCCGACAACGACGTACAGGTCACACATACAGTTCGCCTTCCTCTCCCGAGAGACCACGCCCGACTACCGCCCGCTCGCCACCTGGCAGGACAACCACGCCGCCGACAACGACGTACAGGTCACACATACAGTTCGCCTTCCTCTCCCGAGAGACCACGCCCTACTACCGCCCGCTCGCCACCTGGCAGGACAACCACGCCGCCGACAACGACGTACAGGTCACACATACAGTTCGCCTTCCTCTCCCGAGAGACCACGCCCGACTACCGCCCGCTCGCCACCTGGCAGGACAACCACGCCGCCGACAACGACGTACAGGTCACACATACAGTTCGCCTTCCTCTCCCGAGAGACCACGCCCTACTACCGCCCGCTCGCCACCTGGCAGGACAACCACGCCGCCGACAACGACGTACAGGTCACACATACAGTTCGCCTTCCTCTCCCGAGAGACCACGCCCGACTACCGCCCGCTCGCCACCTGGCAGGACAACCACGCCGCCGACAACGACGTACAGGTCACACATACAGTTCGCCTTCCTCTCCCGAGAGACCACGCCCTACTACCGCCCGCTCGCCACCTGGCAGGACAACCACGCCGCCGACAACGACGTACAGGTCACACATACAGTTCGCCTTCCTCTCCCGAGAGACCACGCCCGACTACCGCCCGCTCGCCACCTGGCAGGACAACCACGCCGCCGACAACGACGTACAG ATGCAGGTGA
- the LOC133520620 gene encoding coronin-2B-like isoform X3, whose translation MPPVKDESIRETNCLEIINIVEKSPAKSTLVDVRACNKPAAKVWFRGVRSSKFRHVYGVPSKRERCYDNIKITRNAHDSNFCAVNPKFVAIVTEVAGGGAFLVLPLDHTGRLDFNASRVTGHKGPVLDIKWNPFNDNIIASCSDDCTVKLWHIPDGGLSMHLTDWLVELHGHKRRVAYIEWHPTAENILLSAGFDYLIFVWDVGKGEAVKVIDCHSDVIYCMSFNRDGSLLATTCKDKKLRVIEPRSGIVLSEGPCHLGTKASKCTFLGSSGKVLTTGFSRYSDRQYAIWDQHDLEKPLACETIDSSSGVVFPYYDYDTNMVYLAGKGDGNIRYYEVVDEAPYVHFLNQFLSGNPQRGLGFMPKRGVNTALCEVFRFYKLHTSRGLCEPIAMIVPRKSDCFQEDLYPDTAAPRPALAAQDWLGGMNAPPLLISMKTGVTISTHKPRTSSKAAPALQPQDANNRKKFAFLSRETTPDYRPLATWQDNHAADNDVQMQVIEKSQKTSANQNTKFHQLQKMFGKQSGEAEPVPLYKQINQGDVFSTENELRLAFNQQGEELRIVKRQLQNSQQRVRELEQAVAALQAHVQRDAS comes from the exons ATGCCTCCGGTAAAGGACGAGTCAATACGGGAAACAAATTGCCtggaaattataaatattgtggAGAAAAGTCCTGCAAAAAGCACATTGGTTGATGTAAGGGCTTGCAACAAACCTGCCGCTAAG GTCTGGTTCCGCGGCGTGAGGAGCTCCAAGTTCCGCCATGTGTATGGCGTGCCCTCAAAACGAGAGCGTTGCTATGACAACATTAAGATCACCAGGAACGCTCATGATTCCAACTTCTGCGCCGTAAATCCAAAGTTCGTGGCGATCGTCACTGAGGTCGCGGGCGGTGGCGCGTTCCTCGTCCTGCCTTTGGATCAC ACTGGACGCCTAGATTTCAATGCGAGCCGCGTCACTGGCCACAAAGGCCCAGTCCTCGACATCAAGTGGAACCCGTTCAACGATAACATCATCGCGTCGTGTTCCGATGATTGCACG GTGAAATTATGGCACATTCCGGACGGCGGTCTTTCCATGCACCTGACAGATTGGTTGGTGGAACTCCACGGGCACAAGCGCAGAGTAGCGTATATCGAGTGGCACCCTACTGCCGAAAACATCTTGCTGAGCGCAGGCTTCGACTACTTG ATCTTCGTCTGGGACGTGGGTAAAGGCGAGGCGGTGAAGGTGATCGACTGCCACAGCGACGTGATCTACTGCATGTCGTTCAACCGCGACGGCTCCTTACTGGCCACCACGTGCAAGGACAAGAAGCTGCGCGTCATTGAGCCAAGGAGCGGGATCGTGCTTTCC GAAGGCCCCTGCCACCTAGGCACCAAAGCGTCCAAATGCACATTCCTCGGCAGCTCGGGCAAAGTGCTGACAACAGGATTCTCTCGCTACAGCGACCGGCAGTACGCGATCTGGGACCAGCACGACTTGGAGAAACCTCTGGCCTGTGAGACCATCGACAGCTCTTCGGGCGTCGTGTTCCCGTACTACGACTATGATACTAATATG GTTTACCTTGCGGGCAAGGGTGACGGGAACATCCGATACTACGAAGTGGTCGACGAGGCTCCGTACGTGCACTTCCTCAACCAGTTTTTATCTGGCAACCCCCAA CGCGGCCTAGGCTTTATGCCAAAACGCGGCGTGAACACGGCGCTGTGCGAGGTGTTCCGCTTCTACAAGCTGCACACGTCGCGCGGCCTCTGCGAGCCCATCGCCATGATCGTGCCGCGCAAGTCCGACTGCTTCCAG GAGGACCTGTACCCCGACACGGCGGCGCCGCGGCCGGCGCTGGCGGCGCAGGACTGGCTCGGCGGCATGAACGCGCCGCCCCTGCTCATCAGTATGAAGACTG GAGTGACAATATCGACGCACAAGCCGCGCACGAGCAGCAAGGCGGCGCCGGCGCTGCAGCCGCAGGACGCCAACAACCGCAAGAAGTTCGCCTTCCTCTCCCGAGAGACCACGCCCGACTACCGCCCGCTCGCCACCTGGCAGGACAACCACGCCGCCGACAACGACGTACAG ATGCAGGTGATAGAGAAGTCCCAGAAAACAAGCGCGAACCAGAACACGAAGTTCCACCAGCTACAGAAGATGTTCGGCAAGCAGAGCGGCGAGGCGGAACCCGTGCCGCTCTACAAGCAAATCAACCAGGGCGACGTGTTCAGCACAGAGAATGAG CTGCGCCTGGCATTCAACCAGCAGGGCGAGGAGCTGCGCATCGTGAAGCGGCAGCTGCAGAACAGCCAGCAGCGCGTGCGCGAGCTCGAGCAGGCCGTCGCCGCGCTGCAGGCGCACGTGCAGCGCGACGCTTCCTAA
- the LOC133520626 gene encoding probable phosphoserine aminotransferase yields MVKIHNFGAGPAKLPEEVYDIIKKELTNYENSGISLLETSHRTATYLNLNTEIQAVVRRLLNVPANYKILFLSGGGQGEFAAVPLNLISRTGTADYVVTGAWSAKAAKEAKKYGKVNIVTPPTDRYTEIPDQSTWKLDPNASYVHICTNETIHGIEFDFIPDTKGVPLVADMSSNFMSKKVDVSKFGVIYGGAQKNIGTSGVALVIVREDLLNQALPICPSILDWTVNAKADSILNTPPMFAIYIMGRVLQWIERKGGLDKMAELATKKSSIIYNIIEESNGFYYAPVAKKDRSKMNIPFRIGSPQGDDALEKEFLKGAEALGLIQLKGHRDVGGIRASTYNAVTVEEVEALAKYMEDFYSKHSK; encoded by the exons ATGGTCAAAATACATAATTTCGGTGCTGGTCCAGCAAAATTACCAgaagaa gtATACGACATCATCAAAAAAGAACTTACAAATTACGAAAACTCAGGAATTAGTTTATTGGAAACAAGCCACCGGACCGccacttatttaaatttaaatacagaAATTCAAGCAGTAGTGAGGAGATTACT GAATGTGCCAGCAAATTACAAAATTCTTTTTCTGTCTGGAGGTGGACAAGGAGAATTTGCTGCAGTACCGCTTAATCTGATTTCTAGAACAGGAACCGCCGACTATGTTGTTACTG GCGCCTGGTCAGCGAAAGCCGCTAAAGAAGCTAAGAAGTATGGAAAGGTGAACATCGTCACGCCACCGACTGACCGTTATACGGAAATCCCTGATCAGTCTACGTGGAAGCTAGACCCCAATGCTTCTTATGTCCACATCTGCACAAATGAGACTATACATG gCATTGAATTTGACTTCATTCCTGATACAAAAGGAGTACCGCTAGTAGCTGATATGTCCTCCAACTTCATGTCCAAGAAAGTTGATGTTTCCAAG TTTGGTGTTATCTATGGAGGGGCTCAAAAGAACATAGGCACATCAGGAGTAGCCCTCGTCATCGTGAGGGAAGACCTCCTGAACCAGGCCCTGCCGATATGCCCCTCCATTCTCGACTGGACCGTCAACGCCAAAGCTGACTCTATCCTCAACACGCCACCTATGTTTGC aATCTACATAATGGGCAGAGTGCTCCAATGGATCGAGAGGAAAGGAGGCCTTGATAAAATGGCTGAGCTGGCCACTAAGAAGTCTTCCATCATCTACAACATCATTGAAGAGTCCAATGGCTTCTACTACGCCCCAGTGGCCAAGAAGGATAGGAGCAAAATGAACATTCCGTTCAGAATCGGCTCGCCGCAAGGAGATGATGCTTTGGAGAAGGAGTTTTTGAAGGGGGCTGAGGCTTTGGGATTGATTCAGCTTAAGGGACATAG
- the LOC133520630 gene encoding U-scoloptoxin(05)-Sm1a isoform X3 — translation MMQLYKSVLFMYLTFTSLKTVVAIDCYQCNSSTTMECGDVLMHLDGGSLKPTSCEHVFNAQFCIKHTGGISTKRYCSSLDLGNYCNYVQQPGDKLEYRTCIYTCSSDGCNAATGLAMSSAVTFLIVVHILGCVIIRC, via the exons ATGATGCAGTTGTACAAATCAGTACTTTTTATGTATCTGACATTTACATCATTGAAGACAG TTGTAGCTATAGATTGCTATCAGTGCAATTCTTCAACTACGATGGAGTGTGGTGATGTCCTCATGCACCTGGACGGGGGAAGCCTGAAGCCTACTTCCTGTGAACATGTCTTTAATGCTCAGTTCTGCATAAAGCATACAG gtGGCATCAGCACAAAAAGATATTGTTCATCTTTGGACCTGGGCAACTATTGTAACTATGTGCAACAACCTGGTGACAAGCTCGAATATAGGACTTGCATATATACCTGCAGTAGTGATGGATGCAATGCTGCAACTGGCTTGGCTATGTCTTCTGCAGTAACCTTCTTAATAGTCGTTCACATACTGGGATGTGTCATTATAAGATGTTAG
- the LOC133520630 gene encoding U-scoloptoxin(05)-Sm1a isoform X2, with amino-acid sequence MMQLYKSVLFMYLTFTSLKTVESINCYQCSGTDSENPFECNEYFDNDIDILPKDCSDIHDAQYCIKHVGRYEGGISTKRYCSSLDLGNYCNYVQQPGDKLEYRTCIYTCSSDGCNAATGLAMSSAVTFLIVVHILGCVIIRC; translated from the exons ATGATGCAGTTGTACAAATCAGTACTTTTTATGTATCTGACATTTACATCATTGAAGACAG ttgaatCAATAAACTGCTATCAATGTTCGGGGACGGACTCAGAAAACCCTTTTGAGTGcaatgaatattttgataacGACATAGATATATTACCGAAGGACTGTTCCGATATTCATGACGCCCAATATTGTATAAAACACGTCGGACGGTACGAAG gtGGCATCAGCACAAAAAGATATTGTTCATCTTTGGACCTGGGCAACTATTGTAACTATGTGCAACAACCTGGTGACAAGCTCGAATATAGGACTTGCATATATACCTGCAGTAGTGATGGATGCAATGCTGCAACTGGCTTGGCTATGTCTTCTGCAGTAACCTTCTTAATAGTCGTTCACATACTGGGATGTGTCATTATAAGATGTTAG
- the LOC133520630 gene encoding uncharacterized protein LOC133520630 isoform X1, whose amino-acid sequence MMQLYKSVLFMYLTFTSLKTVESINCYQCSGTDSENPFECNEYFDNDIDILPKDCSDIHDAQYCIKHVGRYEVVAIDCYQCNSSTTMECGDVLMHLDGGSLKPTSCEHVFNAQFCIKHTGGISTKRYCSSLDLGNYCNYVQQPGDKLEYRTCIYTCSSDGCNAATGLAMSSAVTFLIVVHILGCVIIRC is encoded by the exons ATGATGCAGTTGTACAAATCAGTACTTTTTATGTATCTGACATTTACATCATTGAAGACAG ttgaatCAATAAACTGCTATCAATGTTCGGGGACGGACTCAGAAAACCCTTTTGAGTGcaatgaatattttgataacGACATAGATATATTACCGAAGGACTGTTCCGATATTCATGACGCCCAATATTGTATAAAACACGTCGGACGGTACGAAG TTGTAGCTATAGATTGCTATCAGTGCAATTCTTCAACTACGATGGAGTGTGGTGATGTCCTCATGCACCTGGACGGGGGAAGCCTGAAGCCTACTTCCTGTGAACATGTCTTTAATGCTCAGTTCTGCATAAAGCATACAG gtGGCATCAGCACAAAAAGATATTGTTCATCTTTGGACCTGGGCAACTATTGTAACTATGTGCAACAACCTGGTGACAAGCTCGAATATAGGACTTGCATATATACCTGCAGTAGTGATGGATGCAATGCTGCAACTGGCTTGGCTATGTCTTCTGCAGTAACCTTCTTAATAGTCGTTCACATACTGGGATGTGTCATTATAAGATGTTAG
- the LOC133520620 gene encoding coronin-2B-like isoform X1, with protein MPPVKDESIRETNCLEIINIVEKSPAKSTLVDVRACNKPAAKVWFRGVRSSKFRHVYGVPSKRERCYDNIKITRNAHDSNFCAVNPKFVAIVTEVAGGGAFLVLPLDHTGRLDFNASRVTGHKGPVLDIKWNPFNDNIIASCSDDCTVKLWHIPDGGLSMHLTDWLVELHGHKRRVAYIEWHPTAENILLSAGFDYLIFVWDVGKGEAVKVIDCHSDVIYCMSFNRDGSLLATTCKDKKLRVIEPRSGIVLSEGPCHLGTKASKCTFLGSSGKVLTTGFSRYSDRQYAIWDQHDLEKPLACETIDSSSGVVFPYYDYDTNMVYLAGKGDGNIRYYEVVDEAPYVHFLNQFLSGNPQRGLGFMPKRGVNTALCEVFRFYKLHTSRGLCEPIAMIVPRKSDCFQEDLYPDTAAPRPALAAQDWLGGMNAPPLLISMKTGVTISTHKPRTSSKAAPALQPQDANNRKKFAFLSRETTPDYRPLATWQDNHAADNDVQVTHTVRLPLPRDHARLPPARHLAGQPRRRQRRTGHTYSSPSSPERPRPTTARSPPGRTTTPPTTTYRSHIQFAFLSRETTPYYRPLATWQDNHAADNDVQVTHTVRLPLPRDHARLPPARHLAGQPRRRQRRTGHTYSSPSSPERPRPTTARSPPGRTTTPPTTTYRSHIQFAFLSRETTPDYRPLATWQDNHAADNDVQVTHTVRLPLPRDHALLPPARHLAGQPRRRQRRTGHTYSSPSSPERPRPTTARSPPGRTTTPPTTTYRCR; from the exons ATGCCTCCGGTAAAGGACGAGTCAATACGGGAAACAAATTGCCtggaaattataaatattgtggAGAAAAGTCCTGCAAAAAGCACATTGGTTGATGTAAGGGCTTGCAACAAACCTGCCGCTAAG GTCTGGTTCCGCGGCGTGAGGAGCTCCAAGTTCCGCCATGTGTATGGCGTGCCCTCAAAACGAGAGCGTTGCTATGACAACATTAAGATCACCAGGAACGCTCATGATTCCAACTTCTGCGCCGTAAATCCAAAGTTCGTGGCGATCGTCACTGAGGTCGCGGGCGGTGGCGCGTTCCTCGTCCTGCCTTTGGATCAC ACTGGACGCCTAGATTTCAATGCGAGCCGCGTCACTGGCCACAAAGGCCCAGTCCTCGACATCAAGTGGAACCCGTTCAACGATAACATCATCGCGTCGTGTTCCGATGATTGCACG GTGAAATTATGGCACATTCCGGACGGCGGTCTTTCCATGCACCTGACAGATTGGTTGGTGGAACTCCACGGGCACAAGCGCAGAGTAGCGTATATCGAGTGGCACCCTACTGCCGAAAACATCTTGCTGAGCGCAGGCTTCGACTACTTG ATCTTCGTCTGGGACGTGGGTAAAGGCGAGGCGGTGAAGGTGATCGACTGCCACAGCGACGTGATCTACTGCATGTCGTTCAACCGCGACGGCTCCTTACTGGCCACCACGTGCAAGGACAAGAAGCTGCGCGTCATTGAGCCAAGGAGCGGGATCGTGCTTTCC GAAGGCCCCTGCCACCTAGGCACCAAAGCGTCCAAATGCACATTCCTCGGCAGCTCGGGCAAAGTGCTGACAACAGGATTCTCTCGCTACAGCGACCGGCAGTACGCGATCTGGGACCAGCACGACTTGGAGAAACCTCTGGCCTGTGAGACCATCGACAGCTCTTCGGGCGTCGTGTTCCCGTACTACGACTATGATACTAATATG GTTTACCTTGCGGGCAAGGGTGACGGGAACATCCGATACTACGAAGTGGTCGACGAGGCTCCGTACGTGCACTTCCTCAACCAGTTTTTATCTGGCAACCCCCAA CGCGGCCTAGGCTTTATGCCAAAACGCGGCGTGAACACGGCGCTGTGCGAGGTGTTCCGCTTCTACAAGCTGCACACGTCGCGCGGCCTCTGCGAGCCCATCGCCATGATCGTGCCGCGCAAGTCCGACTGCTTCCAG GAGGACCTGTACCCCGACACGGCGGCGCCGCGGCCGGCGCTGGCGGCGCAGGACTGGCTCGGCGGCATGAACGCGCCGCCCCTGCTCATCAGTATGAAGACTG GAGTGACAATATCGACGCACAAGCCGCGCACGAGCAGCAAGGCGGCGCCGGCGCTGCAGCCGCAGGACGCCAACAACCGCAAGAAGTTCGCCTTCCTCTCCCGAGAGACCACGCCCGACTACCGCCCGCTCGCCACCTGGCAGGACAACCACGCCGCCGACAACGACGTACAGGTCACACATACAGTTCGCCTTCCTCTCCCGAGAGACCACGCCCGACTACCGCCCGCTCGCCACCTGGCAGGACAACCACGCCGCCGACAACGACGTACAGGTCACACATACAGTTCGCCTTCCTCTCCCGAGAGACCACGCCCGACTACCGCCCGCTCGCCACCTGGCAGGACAACCACGCCGCCGACAACGACGTACAGGTCACACATACAGTTCGCCTTCCTCTCCCGAGAGACCACGCCCTACTACCGCCCGCTCGCCACCTGGCAGGACAACCACGCCGCCGACAACGACGTACAGGTCACACATACAGTTCGCCTTCCTCTCCCGAGAGACCACGCCCGACTACCGCCCGCTCGCCACCTGGCAGGACAACCACGCCGCCGACAACGACGTACAGGTCACACATACAGTTCGCCTTCCTCTCCCGAGAGACCACGCCCTACTACCGCCCGCTCGCCACCTGGCAGGACAACCACGCCGCCGACAACGACGTACAGGTCACACATACAGTTCGCCTTCCTCTCCCGAGAGACCACGCCCGACTACCGCCCGCTCGCCACCTGGCAGGACAACCACGCCGCCGACAACGACGTACAGGTCACACATACAGTTCGCCTTCCTCTCCCGAGAGACCACGCCCTACTACCGCCCGCTCGCCACCTGGCAGGACAACCACGCCGCCGACAACGACGTACAGGTCACACATACAGTTCGCCTTCCTCTCCCGAGAGACCACGCCCGACTACCGCCCGCTCGCCACCTGGCAGGACAACCACGCCGCCGACAACGACGTACAG ATGCAGGTGA